One uncultured Tolumonas sp. genomic window carries:
- the ygfZ gene encoding tRNA-modifying protein YgfZ: MMNERLLFPSEPSVYHLDDVTVIRLEGPDAVKYLNGQVTCDVAALTPGQSSLGAHCNPKGKVLAAFRLFKREQDLLLMYKKELAEIELAELKKYAVFSKLTITDVSDEFYIIGTAGTGTDDWINTHIATFEQFDTSIVKCQIKQDRWLLLSQKAHPLQLSLPEQPHNDWWGLDILDGLPQLNKNSQAEFIPQALNLHALNAISFTKGCYTGQETVARAKYRGINNRALFILHGTASSPVTFDSVVERQLGEHWRSSGTILDVWQKNGQLLISIILPSDTAPDTVFRIENDEASSLSIHPLPYVLE; the protein is encoded by the coding sequence ATGATGAATGAACGACTTTTATTTCCTTCTGAGCCCAGTGTATATCATCTGGATGACGTAACAGTGATCCGGTTAGAAGGTCCTGATGCAGTCAAATATCTGAATGGTCAGGTTACTTGTGATGTTGCAGCCCTAACACCTGGACAAAGCAGCCTTGGCGCCCACTGCAATCCAAAAGGGAAAGTACTCGCAGCATTTCGATTGTTCAAACGGGAACAAGATCTGCTACTGATGTATAAAAAAGAGCTGGCAGAAATCGAGTTAGCTGAACTGAAAAAATATGCAGTATTTTCTAAGCTAACCATCACTGATGTCAGCGATGAATTCTATATTATCGGCACAGCAGGCACAGGCACCGACGATTGGATCAACACTCACATAGCCACATTTGAGCAATTTGATACCTCTATTGTGAAATGCCAAATCAAGCAAGATCGTTGGTTATTGCTATCGCAAAAAGCTCATCCCCTTCAGCTCTCATTACCAGAACAGCCGCATAATGATTGGTGGGGCCTGGATATTTTGGACGGATTACCTCAGCTGAATAAAAACTCACAAGCTGAGTTCATTCCCCAAGCACTTAATCTACATGCTCTAAATGCCATCAGCTTCACCAAAGGCTGTTATACCGGGCAGGAGACAGTTGCGCGAGCAAAATATCGTGGCATAAATAATCGGGCTTTATTTATTCTGCACGGCACTGCCAGCAGCCCCGTGACCTTTGATAGCGTAGTAGAGCGGCAATTAGGGGAGCATTGGCGCTCAAGCGGTACAATCTTAGATGTATGGCAAAAAAATGGGCAATTACTAATCAGTATCATTCTGCCATCCGATACAGCACCCGATACAGTATTTCGGATTGAAAATGATGAAGCATCATCTTTGTCTATACATCCATTGCCGTATGTTCTCGAATGA
- the rpoE gene encoding RNA polymerase sigma factor RpoE translates to MSDIEIDQRLVERVQHGDKQAFNLLVTKYQRKIMNLVSRYVSNPSDGADVVQEVFISAYRFLPSFRNDSAFYTWLYRIAVNTAKNYLVSNGRRPPGMDVDIGDAEQYDSGDALRDIASPERLLSSDQVRQTVTDALQSLPEDLRTVITLREIEGLSYDEIAEVIGCPVGTVRSRIFRAREVIDNRLKAVLQGID, encoded by the coding sequence ATGAGCGATATAGAGATCGATCAACGGTTAGTTGAACGAGTGCAACATGGTGATAAACAAGCATTTAACCTGTTGGTAACAAAATACCAACGTAAGATCATGAATCTGGTTAGCCGCTATGTGAGTAACCCGAGTGACGGTGCCGATGTGGTACAGGAAGTGTTTATCAGCGCTTATCGTTTTTTGCCTTCATTCAGGAACGACAGTGCTTTTTATACATGGCTGTATCGTATTGCTGTAAATACGGCGAAGAATTATCTGGTCTCTAATGGCCGGCGTCCACCGGGAATGGATGTTGATATTGGCGATGCGGAACAATATGACTCTGGTGATGCGTTACGGGATATAGCGAGCCCTGAACGTTTACTGTCATCAGATCAGGTGCGACAAACGGTAACAGATGCGTTGCAATCATTACCGGAAGATTTACGTACAGTGATTACATTACGTGAAATAGAAGGTTTGAGCTACGACGAGATAGCAGAAGTAATTGGTTGTCCTGTTGGCACTGTCCGTTCTCGTATTTTTCGTGCTCGGGAAGTTATTGATAATCGTCTTAAGGCCGTACTGCAGGGAATAGATTAG
- a CDS encoding succinate dehydrogenase assembly factor 2, which translates to MNAELSKLRWACRRGMLELDSMLAPFLEHHYLDLSVPLQQDFQRLLECSDMELFRCLLRAETPSDTSLKLILGVIREKHQARYSG; encoded by the coding sequence ATGAATGCGGAGTTGTCTAAGTTACGTTGGGCTTGTCGTCGGGGCATGCTTGAGTTGGATTCGATGCTGGCTCCCTTTTTGGAGCACCATTACCTTGATCTCTCTGTACCGTTGCAACAAGATTTCCAACGTTTGCTCGAGTGTTCAGATATGGAGTTATTTCGTTGTTTGTTACGGGCTGAAACGCCATCAGATACATCACTAAAATTGATTTTGGGAGTGATTCGTGAAAAACATCAGGCACGTTATTCGGGTTGA
- a CDS encoding RseA family anti-sigma factor, which produces MTTSKERISALMDNELPSEQSMKALLEDPSLSATWERYHLIGDALRNELPEYLDDTLSQRIANALEQEPTILAPKPQRSFLSVVQPKIKQFMQVAGQYGIAASVAVAVLVGIQQYQQQDSMNAVIKQGPVLNTIPVAGGSATPVSINYNTDRIHAQSQSQVLSEKQLQEQRQRIARYIQDHQLQQRLSQVER; this is translated from the coding sequence ATGACTACATCAAAAGAACGCATTTCAGCTCTGATGGATAACGAATTGCCGTCCGAGCAATCAATGAAAGCCTTGCTGGAAGATCCTTCTTTATCTGCAACATGGGAACGCTATCATCTCATCGGTGATGCGTTGCGTAATGAGTTACCGGAATATTTAGATGATACTTTATCTCAGCGCATCGCTAATGCGTTAGAGCAAGAGCCAACCATCCTTGCGCCGAAACCTCAACGCTCTTTCTTGTCTGTAGTTCAACCAAAAATTAAACAATTTATGCAAGTTGCAGGGCAATATGGCATTGCTGCATCTGTAGCTGTCGCAGTTCTTGTTGGTATTCAACAATATCAGCAACAAGATTCTATGAATGCGGTTATCAAACAAGGGCCTGTGCTGAACACAATTCCAGTCGCTGGTGGCTCAGCAACACCGGTAAGTATTAATTACAATACTGATCGTATTCATGCTCAATCGCAATCTCAGGTATTATCTGAAAAACAACTGCAAGAGCAACGCCAGCGCATTGCTCGGTACATTCAAGATCACCAATTACAGCAACGTCTGTCACAAGTTGAGCGGTAA
- the nadB gene encoding L-aspartate oxidase, translated as MKQNVEYSCDVLIIGSGAAGLTLALRLADHAKVMVLSKGPLSEGATYYAQGGIAAVAEETDSVESHVNDTLIAGAGLCDKAIVEFTAENAKESIDWLIQQGVPFDKEEATSEDGEPAYHLTREGGHSHRRIFHSADSTGKSVEVTLVDRVRQHPNIQLMERFNAVDLITTRKLGIPGNRILGAYIWNRTKEQVETVKARFVALATGGASKVYQYTSNPDVSSGDGIAMAWRAGCRVANMEFNQFHPTTLFHPDDRNFLLTEALRGEGALLKRPDGSRFMPDFDPRAELAPRDIVARAIDYEMKRLGADCMFLDISHKPAEFVSKHFPTIYERCLKLGIDITKQPIPVVPAAHYTCGGVMSDKFGQTDIPGLYAIGEVSYTGLHGANRMASNSILECIVFAQSAADDIKARLPMSSMPPSLPAWDESQVGNSDEEVVIQHNWHELRLFMWDYVGIVRTNKRLERAKRRIDLLKQEVQEYYTNFRVSNNLLELRNLLQVAELIVRSAMARKESRGLHYNLDYPEQQDNPTPTILIPGDY; from the coding sequence ATGAAACAGAATGTTGAATACTCCTGCGATGTTTTGATCATTGGCAGTGGTGCCGCAGGCCTCACTTTAGCATTACGCTTAGCAGATCATGCAAAAGTGATGGTATTGAGCAAAGGGCCCTTAAGTGAAGGGGCTACCTATTATGCCCAGGGAGGCATCGCTGCTGTTGCTGAAGAGACAGATAGCGTCGAATCTCACGTAAATGACACGCTGATCGCGGGTGCCGGTTTATGTGATAAAGCCATTGTTGAATTTACCGCAGAAAATGCCAAAGAATCGATTGATTGGCTAATTCAGCAAGGAGTGCCCTTCGATAAAGAAGAAGCGACTTCAGAAGATGGCGAACCAGCTTATCATTTAACCCGCGAAGGTGGTCACAGTCACCGACGGATTTTCCATTCAGCCGATTCCACAGGAAAATCGGTTGAAGTCACGCTCGTTGACCGCGTGCGCCAACATCCAAATATTCAGTTAATGGAACGCTTTAATGCTGTTGATCTGATCACAACCCGCAAACTGGGTATTCCGGGAAACCGTATTCTTGGTGCCTACATTTGGAATCGGACCAAAGAACAGGTTGAAACAGTAAAAGCCCGTTTTGTTGCGTTAGCTACGGGTGGTGCATCAAAAGTATATCAATATACCTCTAATCCGGATGTCAGCTCTGGTGATGGTATTGCGATGGCTTGGCGAGCAGGCTGTCGGGTTGCCAACATGGAATTTAATCAATTTCATCCAACGACACTTTTCCATCCAGATGATCGCAATTTTCTGCTGACCGAAGCTTTACGCGGTGAAGGGGCTTTATTAAAACGCCCCGATGGTTCTCGCTTCATGCCCGATTTTGACCCGCGGGCAGAATTGGCGCCACGTGATATTGTCGCTCGAGCCATTGATTATGAAATGAAGCGCCTCGGTGCTGACTGCATGTTTTTAGATATCAGCCATAAACCGGCAGAATTTGTTAGCAAACACTTCCCTACTATTTATGAACGCTGCCTGAAGCTTGGTATTGATATCACTAAACAACCGATACCGGTTGTACCCGCAGCACACTATACTTGTGGCGGTGTGATGAGTGACAAGTTTGGTCAAACTGACATTCCTGGTCTTTATGCAATAGGTGAAGTGTCATACACCGGGTTACATGGTGCTAACCGCATGGCCTCGAATTCAATACTGGAATGTATTGTTTTTGCCCAATCTGCTGCTGACGATATCAAAGCTCGTTTGCCCATGAGTAGTATGCCACCGTCATTACCAGCATGGGATGAAAGCCAAGTCGGTAATTCCGATGAAGAAGTGGTGATCCAGCATAACTGGCATGAATTGCGGCTCTTCATGTGGGATTACGTCGGTATTGTGCGTACCAACAAACGGCTGGAACGGGCAAAACGCCGAATTGACTTACTGAAGCAGGAAGTACAAGAGTATTACACCAACTTCCGGGTATCGAATAATTTACTTGAGCTGCGGAATTTGCTGCAAGTTGCAGAACTCATAGTCCGTTCTGCAATGGCGCGTAAAGAGTCCAGAGGCTTACATTACAATTTGGATTACCCTGAACAGCAGGATAATCCAACGCCGACTATTTTGATCCCTGGTGATTACTGA
- the ptsG gene encoding PTS glucose transporter subunit IIBC, translated as MKNLFGNLQQVGKALMLPVSVLPVAGILLGVGAAKFSVLPATLSSVMEQAGGAVFGNMALLFAIGVALGFTKNDGVAGLAAAVGYFILTKTVTVVAPLLAGLDPTAADFAAQAENVSNVGVLGGVIAGGIAAYMFNRFYRIQLPEYLGFFAGKRFVPLSTGIVAIAAGVVLAFVWPPIGGAIKAFSHWAAYQNPALAFGIYGVVERSLIPFGLHHIWNAPFFFEVGEYTNATGQVFHGEIARYIAGDPTAGNLAGGYMFKMYGLPAAAIAMWHTAKPEHRAKIGGIMISAALTSFLTGITEPIEFAFLFVAPVLYAIHALLAGSAFVVMILLGMKHGTTFSHGLIDFLVLFSQSTKGIMFPVVGLIYAAVYYTVFRVAIVALDLKTPGREEETAEDLEMDASEMSGELVHAFGGKDNITNLDACITRLRVSVKEIAKVDQARLKALGAAGVVVAGSGVQAIFGTKSDNLKTDMDMWIKSH; from the coding sequence ATGAAAAATTTGTTCGGAAATCTTCAACAAGTCGGTAAGGCGCTGATGCTGCCTGTATCCGTACTGCCTGTAGCAGGTATTCTGCTGGGCGTCGGTGCAGCTAAATTCAGTGTTCTGCCTGCCACTCTGTCTTCCGTTATGGAACAAGCTGGTGGTGCCGTTTTCGGCAACATGGCACTGCTGTTCGCTATCGGTGTTGCACTTGGTTTCACTAAGAATGATGGTGTTGCAGGTCTGGCTGCTGCTGTCGGTTATTTCATCCTGACCAAAACAGTAACAGTTGTTGCTCCACTGTTGGCTGGTTTGGATCCTACTGCCGCTGATTTTGCAGCGCAGGCAGAAAACGTATCAAACGTAGGTGTACTGGGTGGTGTTATCGCCGGTGGTATCGCTGCGTACATGTTTAACCGTTTCTACCGCATCCAATTGCCTGAATATTTAGGCTTCTTTGCCGGTAAACGTTTCGTTCCACTATCAACTGGTATCGTAGCAATCGCTGCTGGTGTAGTGCTGGCATTCGTATGGCCTCCAATCGGTGGTGCTATCAAAGCATTCTCTCATTGGGCAGCTTACCAGAACCCAGCTCTGGCATTCGGTATCTACGGCGTAGTTGAACGTTCACTGATCCCATTCGGTCTGCATCACATTTGGAATGCGCCATTCTTCTTTGAAGTAGGCGAATACACCAATGCAACTGGCCAAGTATTCCACGGTGAAATCGCTCGTTACATCGCTGGTGACCCAACCGCGGGCAACCTGGCTGGTGGTTACATGTTCAAAATGTACGGTCTGCCAGCTGCTGCAATCGCAATGTGGCACACTGCTAAACCAGAGCATCGTGCAAAGATCGGCGGTATCATGATCTCTGCTGCACTGACCTCTTTCCTGACCGGTATCACTGAACCAATCGAATTCGCTTTCTTGTTCGTTGCTCCTGTACTGTACGCAATCCATGCGTTACTGGCCGGCTCTGCGTTCGTAGTAATGATTCTGTTGGGTATGAAACACGGCACTACCTTCTCTCATGGTTTGATTGACTTCTTAGTACTGTTCTCTCAATCCACTAAAGGTATCATGTTCCCAGTTGTCGGTCTGATTTACGCAGCTGTTTACTACACCGTATTCCGTGTAGCAATCGTAGCACTGGATCTGAAAACTCCTGGTCGTGAAGAAGAAACAGCTGAAGACCTGGAGATGGATGCATCTGAAATGTCTGGTGAACTGGTTCATGCATTCGGCGGTAAAGACAACATCACTAACTTGGACGCATGTATCACCCGTCTGCGTGTGAGCGTGAAAGAAATTGCAAAAGTTGACCAAGCCAGACTGAAAGCTCTAGGTGCTGCAGGTGTTGTTGTAGCAGGCTCAGGTGTTCAGGCTATCTTTGGTACCAAATCAGACAATCTTAAAACTGATATGGATATGTGGATTAAAAGTCATTAA
- a CDS encoding protein YgfX, which produces MKNIRHVIRVESSHHHQLFLLIGHIILGWLAWSSLHGHFWLLFFILWGCTLFWSLYQASHRQFVLEMRGDEVFWEGKFYHMTPSSRVGYGFIWLVLQGGQGEKRIHLWLFSDSMDEAEYRRIARRINMRTQ; this is translated from the coding sequence GTGAAAAACATCAGGCACGTTATTCGGGTTGAGTCATCACATCATCACCAACTGTTTTTGCTGATTGGTCATATCATCCTTGGCTGGTTAGCTTGGTCCTCATTGCACGGTCATTTTTGGCTGTTGTTCTTTATTTTATGGGGATGCACACTTTTTTGGTCGTTATATCAGGCGAGCCATCGGCAATTTGTTTTGGAAATGCGCGGGGATGAAGTGTTTTGGGAGGGTAAGTTTTATCACATGACACCCTCATCACGTGTTGGTTATGGATTTATCTGGCTGGTATTACAGGGCGGGCAAGGTGAGAAACGGATCCATCTATGGTTGTTTTCAGACAGTATGGATGAGGCTGAATACCGCCGGATTGCCCGGCGGATCAATATGCGAACTCAGTAA